Genomic window (Pseudomonas hydrolytica):
GCGCACGTTCTGGCCGATGACGATGGTGCCGGTGCGCGAGTTGATGATGACCTTGGCCACCGCCTGACCGGCCTGCACCTCGAGGTTTTCCAGGATCGACAGGTAGTCGACGCGCTGATTCGGATCGAGCGGCGCGCTGACGCGAATCGAGCCGCCGTCGATGGCCTGGGCCACGCCCGGGCCGAGCAGATCGTTGATCTGATCGACGATGTTCTTTGCCGTGGTGAAGTCGGGACGGTTGAGGTTGAGCGTCAGGTAGTTGCCCTGATCGAAGCCGCTCGGCACCGGACGTTCGACAGTGGCCCCGCCAGGAATGCGCCCGGCGGATGGCACGTTGACGGTGATGCGCGAGCCGTCGGCACCACTGGCGTCGAAACCACCGACCACCAGGTTGCCCTGGGCGATGGCGTAGACGTTGCCGTCGATGCCCTTGAGCGGCGTCATCAGCAGGCTGCCGCCGCGCAGGCTCTTGGCGTTACCGATGGAGGAAATGGTGATGTCGATGGTCTGCCCGGGCTTGGCGAACGCCGGCAGCTCGGCATGCACCGATACCGCGGCGACGTTCTTCAGCTGCACGTTGCCACCCGGCGGCACCTTGATGCCGAACTGCGCCAGCATGTTGTTGAAGGTCTGCACGGTAAATGGCGTCTGCGTGGTCTGGTCGCCACTGCCGTTGAGGCCGACGACCAGGCCGTAACCGATCAGCTGGTTGCTGCGCACGCCCTGGATCGAGGCCAGGTCCTTGAGGCGCTCGGCCTGGGTCGGCAGGCTGAGCAGCAGGCACGCCAGCATGGTGGCCAGCAGCAGCCAGTCGTTGGCGCCACGCCGACGATAACCGCGATGAGCGGCAGCGAACTGCCGGCGGCAGGACACGCTCTGCTCCGACTGCGCCTTGCGCAGCGGGCGCAAGGCCTGCTGCCGCGGGCGAGTCGGAGCCGGCGCGAAGGCATCGCGCACGGAGTGACCGGCGACGATACGCGAGTAGCACTGCGCCAGGAGATTGGCCGCCGAAGCGGGGGTCTGAGCCAGCCAGGATTTCATCGATGCACCCTCACTCAGAACGGCCACATGGGGCTGAGGAAGAAGCGGCTCAACCAACCCGGCTGGCTGGCATCGGCGAAGGCACCGGTGCCGGAATAGGTGATGCGCGCATCGGCCACCCGGGTGGACGCCACGGTGTTGTCGGTGGAAATGTCATCAGCACGCACCAGCCCGGAAATACGCACCAGCTCGTCGCCGGTATTGAGGGTCATCCACTTCTCGCCGCGCACGGCGAGGATGCCGTTGGGCAATACCTCGGCGACGGTGACGGTGATCGAACCGGACAAGCTGTTGCTCTGCCCCGCCTGGCCGGAACCGCTGGCTTCGCGCTGAGCGTTCCAGTTGGCCTCCAGGCTCAGGTTGGGGTTGTTCATGCCCAGCGCGCCGAGGCTGCGCAGCGGGTTGTCCGGCGTTACCGCCATGCCGAACAGGTTGGGCGCGCCGATGGCACCCGAACTGTCCTTCTGGATGTTGCTGTTGGCGTTCTTGCTGGCCTGGGTACGCTCGTTGAGGGTGATGGTGATGATGTCACCGACACGGAACGCCTTGCGGTCGTCGTACAGACCATTCTCGAAGCCGGCCTGGTAGATCGAGCCGTTGTTCTGCGCAGCCGGCAGCGGCGTGCGCGGCAGCACCGGCGCGTAATAAGGGTCGTCCGGCTTGGCTGTCGGCGCCACGCAGCCAGTGCTGAGCAGCAGGCCAGCCAACAGGGGGAAACAGAAAACTTGCCGGTTCATAACCACTACCTCGCGGCGTTCACAACAGAGTCAAAAGGATCAGAGGTTCTGCGTCACGAAGGACAGCATCTGATCGGCGGTGGAAATCACCTTGGAGTTCATTTCATAGGCGCGTTGGGTGGTGATCATGTTCACCAGTTCTTCCACCACGCTGACGTTGGAGTTTTCCAGGGTGTTCTGCAGGGTGGTGCCGAGGCCATTGAGGCCCGGGTTGCCCACCTGCGGCGCGCCGCTGGAACCGGTCTCCAGGAACAGGTTGTTGCCGATGGCTTCAAGGCCGGCCGGGTTGACGAAGTCGGCCAGCTGGATGTTGCCGATGATCTGCGGCTGCGGATTGCCAGCGGTGGTCACCGAGACGGTGCCGTCCTCGCCGACGGTGAAGGTGCGCACCTCGTTCGGCAGCACGATGGCCGGCTCCAGGGCGAACCCCTGGGAGGTCACGATCTGGCCGTCGGAGTTGAGGTGGAAGCTGCCGTCGCGGGTATAGGAGACGGTGCCGTCCGGCTGCAGGATCTGGAAGAAGCCGCGGCCATTGATCGCCATGTCCAGCGGCTGCTCGGTGGTCTGCAGACTGCCGGCGGTGAAGATCTTCTGCGTGCCGACCACGCGTACACCGGTACCCAGCTGCAGGCCGGACGGCAGTTCGCTGTCCTGGCTGGACTGGCCACCCGGCTGGCGACGGATCTGATACAGCAGATCCTCGAACTCAGCGCGATCGCGCTTGAAGCCGGTGGTCGCGACGTTGGCCAGGTTGTTGGAAATGGTGGTCAGGTTCATGTCCTGGGCGGACAGACCGGTCTTGCTGACCCACAGTGCCGGAAGCATATCGATTCTCCTCGGGTGCCGGTTTTACGGCGCCGCGTGCTGGTAATTAGCTAATTTGCAAAACCCGCGCCATGGCCGAGGCGTTGTCTTCGGCGGTGCGCATCATCTTTACCGACAGCTCGAACTGGCGGGACAGGGAAAGGATGGCGGTCATTTCTTCCACGGCGTTGACGTTGCTCGCCTCGAGGAAGCCCGAAGTCACCTGCACCGTGGCATCGGCCTCCACCTCGGGCTGGCCCTTGACCCGGATCAGGCCGTCGGCGCCCTTCTCCAGGCTCTTCGGATCCGGGTTGACCAGCTTGATGCGGTCCACCTCGGCCAGCACGTTGGGGTTCTCACCCAGGGCGCGAATGCTGATGGTGCCGTCCTGGCCGATCTCCACCTTCTGCTCCGGCGGCACGGCAATCGGCCCGGCATTGCCCATGACCGGCAAGCCATTGCCGGTGCGCAGCACGCCGAGCGCATCGATGTTCAGGCTGGCGGTACGCACATAGGCTTCGCTGCCGTCGGGCGCCTGCACCGCGATCCAACCTTTGCCGCCGATGGCAACGTCCAGATCGCGGCCGGTTTCCTGCAGCGAACCGGCACGAAAATCGGTGCCCGGCCGCTCGCTCATGGCAAATACCCGCGCCGGATAGCTTTCGCCGAACAGCGGCATGGAACGCGCCTGCTCGAAGTCGCGGCGAAAGCCCGAGGTGGAAACGTTGGCCAGGTTGTTGGCATGCGCACGCAGAGCGAGTGTGTTGTTCTGCGCTCCGGTCATGGAGACGTACAGCATCTTGTCCATGGTGATTCTCCGAGTGGGCGACGGGCCCTTGGCTCTTTGCAAGCAATACAGCAAGCGCCGTGCCAGCCTCTAAAAATCACTACAAGCTACTGATTTAAAAGTGCTTTTTATTAAATCGAGAAAACAGCGGAGACCCTGGCGGCGAGGTTTTGCCGGCTCCGCAACGGCAAAGCGGCAAGCCTGGCTTGCCGCTTTGCCGCCGTCGGCGAACCCGCCTCACATCCGCAGCGCGCAGGATGTGCAGCGTGCCCTCATCAACGCAGGTTGATGATGGTCTGGGTGATGGCGCTTTCGGTTTCGATGGTCTTGGCGTTGGCCTGGTAGTTGCGCTGGGCCACGATCAGGTTCACCAGCTGATCGGAAAGCTCGACGTTGGAGTCCTCCAGAGCACCGGCCTGCAGCGCACCCAGGGTACCGGCGCGAGGTGTGCCGACTACCGGCTCGCCGGACTGGAAGGACTGCACCCAGGCGGTCTTGCCCACCGGAGTGAGACCCTGCACGTTGGCGAAGTTGGCCAGCACCACCTGGCCCTGCACCTTGGACTGGCCATTGGTGTAGCGCGCGAAGATCACCCCGGTATCGTCGATTTCCAGCCCCGCCAGCTGGCCAGTGGTATAGCCATCCTGACTGACCCGGTTGACCGCGAAGGAGCTGGCGAACTGGGTGGACTGGCGCACATCGATGGTGATCCCGGCCGCGTTGGCCGCGGCCCCGTTCGGGCTCCATACCGGCGGTACCGAGTTGTCCGGCGCGGCCGGTACCCAGGTGCTCAGGCTGATGGTGCCGTCAGCGGCCACGGTGAAGCCGGTGGGGGTGGAGCCAACCAACGCCGGGATATCCAGCTGACCGGCAGTGGTGAACTGCAGATCGACACTCGAAGGAGTCGTCAGCGTCGGATCATCCGGGTTTCGCCCATCGATCAGCACGTTCATGGTCCAGGTGTTGGGCCCGGTCTTGACGAAGTACTGGGTGAACACGTGGGAGTTGCCCTGCGTGTCATAGATGTTGGTCGAGGTCGACGAATTGTACGAAGTCGGATCGGTCGGATCGAACGGTACGGTAGTCGGCACCACGTTGTTGGAGTTGAGGTTGAAGGTCTGGGCCAGGTTGGCGGTGGCGCGCGGCTCCTGGTTCGCGGTCTGGATGCGCAGGTCGCTGACCACACCGTTCTGCAGGTTGCCATTGGCATCGACCGTATAGCCCTGCAGGCGATAACCGAAGTTGTTCACCATGAAGCCTTCGCGGTCGGTACCGAAGTAGCCGGCACGGGTGTAGCTGATCTCGCCGTTGTTGCTGGTGACGAAGAAGCCGTTGCCGTTGATCGCCAGGTCCAGCGCGTTCTGCGTGTAGTTGATGTTGCCCTGGTTGAACAGTTGCGAAATGTCGCCCAGCAGCACACCGCTGCCCTGCGGGTTGGAACCCGTGCCCAGCACGGACGCGGCATAGACATCGGCGAACTCGGCACGCGACTGTTTGAAACCTGCAGTACCGGCGTTGGCGATGTTGTTGCCGGTGACATTGAGATCCTTGGTGGCGGCGCGCAGACCACTGAGACCAATATTGAACGACATGGAAAACTCCTTTGCCGGAACTGCCGGCGGCAATAGTTATTGGCCGATGACTTGCACTTGCGAAAGCGGAACACTGCCCAGCCCCGCCAGGTTGAGCATCAATTCGCTGCCACCCAACGTGACGCTGTCGACGTTGGCCGGCAACAGGGTGTAAAGCGCTTTGGTCTCGGTACCGTAGGTGGCCTGAGCCTCGAACTTGTAGGTGCCCGGCGGCATCAGATTGCCGCTGGAGTCCTTGCCGTCCCAGATGAAGCTGACGTTGCCGGCGGCCTGCTCGCCCAGGTTGATACGCGTCACCACCGAGCCGGCGCTGTCATAGACGTTCACATAAACGTTGCCGCTGCTCACCGGCAGCACGGCGCTGGCCTTGAAGCTCTCGCTGGTATCGACCACCGCCCTCTCGGTCGGCACGATCACCTTGCGCCCCACCAGCGAAGAGGCCTGCAACGCCTGCGACGACTGATAGGAGGAAAGCATCGACTCCATGCTTTTGTTGAGCTTCTCGATCCCTTCCAGGCTGCTGAACTGCGCCAGCTGGGCGATGAACTCGCCGTTGCCCTGGGGCTCCAGCGGGTTCTGGTTGTTCAACTGCGCCACCAGCAGGTTGAGGAACTCGTTCTTGCCGAGGTCCTTGTTCTGCCGGGTGTTCTGTTTCATCTCGTACTGATCGAGTACCGAACTCGTGCCGCTTACCGTGCTCATCACCTGTCTCCCTTCAAAGCATTACTGACCCAGGGTCAGCACGCGCTGCAGCATCTGTTTGGCGGTATTCATCATTTCCACGTTGGTCTGGAAGGCGCGACTGGCGGAAATCATGTCGGCCATTTCCTCGACCACGTTGACGTTCGGGTAGTAGACGTAGCCGTCGGCATTGGCCATCGGATGATCCGGCTCGTAACGCGGCATCAGGCTGCTCTGATCCTCGACCACGCCGAGCACCTGGACGCCACGCCCGGCTTCGTCCTGCTCGGCGAACAGCGAACCGCGGTCGCCGCCTTGCGCCTGCTGGAACACGGTGGCGAACACCGGATGACGGGCGCGGTAGGTCTGATCGATGCTCGAGGAAACGGTCTCGGCGTTGGCGATGTTGCTGGAAATGGTGTTCAGGCGAGTGCTCTGGGCGCTCATGCCGGTTCCGGCGATGTTGAAAACACTGGCTAGAGACATGATCGCGCTCCTTATTCGCCGCGCAGGGCGTTGGTCAGCCCTTTGAACTTGCTGTTGAGAAAGGTGAAGCTCGCCTGGAAGTGCACCGAGTTCTCGGCGTAATTGGCTTGCTCGATCTGCAGATCGACCGTGTTCTGATCCAGCGAAGCGTGGAACGGCGTGCGGTAAGGCAGCTCGGCCTGCCCCATGGCAACGCCCTCGGCGGCAATGTGGCGGCCATCGGTACGTGCCAGGGCGACGTTGCCGCGCTGCTGCTTGGCATTCTGCTCGGCCAGCACGCTGGCGAAATCCAGGTCACGCGCCTTGTAATTGGGCGTATCGGCGTTGGCGATGTTGTTGGCCAACACCTCGGCGCGCTGCGCACGAAAGCCGAGTGCCTGTTCGTGGATACCTAGGGCCTTGCCGAAGTTGATGCTCATGTTCTGCAACCTTTGCCGCTTGGGCTGTCTGGTCTTTCCTGCCAGACATTCAGCAAAGGCTGTGCCAATTTAATTTATTCTTTATTTTCAACGACTTACGAATAAATCAATTGCCAACCGAGCGGCAAGCGGCAAGCGCTTTCCGCTTTCCCCCCACGAGCGGCAACGCCACTTTGCCGCCTTGCCGCCCGTAGGGTGCGCCGCGCGCACCAGCGGAAATCGCATAACCATTGGTGCGCACGGCACACCCTATCCGGCGCAACGCAAACGAAAACGGGAGACCCTGAGGCCTCCCGCTTGTCGCCGATCATGGCACGTGCCGCTATTTGGCCTTGTAGATGATCCCTGGGCTGCACTGCACCATCTGGTACTTCTCGGGCAGGCCATTGAGCGCCTCGGATGCCCCGAGAAACAGATACCCGCCCGGCTTGAGGGTGGCGTGGATGCGCGTGAGGATGTCCTTCTTCACCTCGGCAGAGAAGTAGATAAGCACGTTGCGGCAGAACACGATGTCGAACTTGCCCAGGGCCGCGTAGCTGTCCAGCAGGTTGAGCGGCCGGAATTCCACCCGACTCTTGATCGGCGCCTTGACCTGCCAACGCCCCGGGCCCTTGGGGTCGAAGTAGCGCTGCAGGCGCTCCTGCGACAGGCCTCGGCCCATGGCCAGGCTGTCGTATTCACCGGATTTGCAGTTACTCAGCATCGAGGGCGACAGATCGGTAGCAACGATCTGCACCCCGGCCTTGAGCTGGCCGAGGTTGGTGCGCTCGAACTCGTCGATGGACATCGACAGGGAGTAAGGCTCCTGCCCGGAGGAACAGGCGGCGGACCAGATGCGCAAGCGCTGCGACGGGTAGGCCTTGATCAGCTCCGGCAGCACGCGGTTCTTCAGCACTTCGAACGGATAGGTGTCACGAAACCACAGGGTCTCGTTGGTGGTCATGGCGTCCACGACCTGCTCGCGCAAGCCCCCGCGCGGCTGGCTTTGCATACGCTGCACCAACTCTCCCAGGGTCTTGATGCCGTTCTGTTCCATCAGCTTGTTCAGCCGGCTGGAGACCAGGTACTGCTTATTGCTGCCAAGCAGAATACCGCAGGCCTTTTCCAGGAAAGTCCGGAACTGCTCGAAATCCAAATTACCTGAAGACACTAATGCAGCCTCACCAACCATAACGTTTGCCAAAGGTCACGCCCCTCAGCCCCCATCCACCACACGAATGCGATCAACCACGCGCGCCGCCAAGTCATCCGGCTTGAACTTGGCGAGAAAGTCATCGGCACCGACCTTCTTCACCATCGCCTGGTTGAATACCCCCGAGAGCGAAGTATGCAGGAGGATATGCAGCTTCTGCATGCGCGAATCGCTGCGAATCTCCGTAGTCAGGGTGTAGCCATCCATTTCCGGCATTTCGATGTCGGAAATCAGCATGAGCAGTTCCTTGTCGGGGTCGCGCCCTTCATCGGCCATCTTCTTGAGGTAGTTGAGCGCTTCACGACCGTCGTTCAATGCAGTGACTTCCACCCCCACAGTCTGCAGACAACGAGACACCTGCTTACGTGCCACCGACGAGTCGTCGACGATCAGCACATGCTTGGTCACCGCCTGGCTCTGCACCTGGTCGTCGATCACACCGGCGGAGATCACCTCGGAGGTGGGCGCCACCTCGGCAAGGATCTTCTCCACGTCGATGATCTCGACCAGTTGCTGATCGAGCCGCGTCACCGCAGTCAGGTAGTGATCACGGCCGGTGCCCTTGGGTGGCGGATGGATCTCTTCCCAGTTCATGTTGACGATGCGCTCCACGGAACGCACCAGAAAGCCCTGAACCTTGGTGTTGTACTCAGTGATGATGACGAAGCTGGTCTTGAGGTCCTCCAGCGCCGCCCGCCCGGTGGCGATGGACAGATCGAGAATCGGAATGGTGCCGCCACGGATATTGGCCACGCCGCGTACCACCGGACTGGATTTCGGCATGATGGTGAGGTTGGGGCACTGCAGCACCTCCTTCACCTTGAATACGTTGATGCCGTAAAGCTGTGGGCCTTCCAGGCGAAATAGCAGCAACTCCAAGCGGTTCTGTCCCACCAGCTGGGTGCGCTGGTTAACCGAATCCATCAACCCGGCCATGCCCGGACTCCTTATCTTCTGGTAGCGCCTACCCGTAGCAGCTTAGCAGGCGGCACGGGGCTTGCTTTGTATTAGTCATGAAGCCAAGAACGTCATCATTCCGTCAGATACTGGCAAAGTGCCTTGCCCCTTTGTCCGTTTTACTCGCTTTGCCGATGCTCGGCTACAGCGGTACGGCGGCGGCGACTTTCACCAGTACTGACGAACTTATCGGCGCCACCGAGTCCTTTCTTGAGGAGGCGGTCGTCGATTATCTACAGCGTAGCGAAATCCAGGGCCGCCATGAGATTCGCGTGAACCGACTCGACCCGCGGCTGCGTCTGGCCCTGTGCGACGAGCCGCTGACCACCACGCTGGAAAGCCCGGCGCAGCCCCTGGGCCGGGTGACCACGCGCGTGCGCTGCAACGGCAGCGCTCCCTGGACGGTGTTCGTGCCGGCAGAAGTGCGCCTGTATCGCCAGGTAGCGGTGCTGACCCGCCCGCTCAAGCGCCTGAGCGTAGTCAAAGCCTCCGATCTGAGCATGGTCGAGCGTGACGTGGGCCAGCTTGCCCAGGGCTACCTGACGGATCCGACGCAGGCCATAGGCAAGAAATTGACGCGACAGCTGAATAGCGACCAGATCATCACCCCCGCCCACCTGCAGGTCGCAGAGGTGGTTCGCCGCGGCGACCAGGTGGTGATCAGCGCCAGCGGCGGCACGGTCAACGTACGTATGCCC
Coding sequences:
- a CDS encoding flagellar basal body rod protein FlgF produces the protein MDKMLYVSMTGAQNNTLALRAHANNLANVSTSGFRRDFEQARSMPLFGESYPARVFAMSERPGTDFRAGSLQETGRDLDVAIGGKGWIAVQAPDGSEAYVRTASLNIDALGVLRTGNGLPVMGNAGPIAVPPEQKVEIGQDGTISIRALGENPNVLAEVDRIKLVNPDPKSLEKGADGLIRVKGQPEVEADATVQVTSGFLEASNVNAVEEMTAILSLSRQFELSVKMMRTAEDNASAMARVLQIS
- the flgE gene encoding flagellar hook protein FlgE, giving the protein MSFNIGLSGLRAATKDLNVTGNNIANAGTAGFKQSRAEFADVYAASVLGTGSNPQGSGVLLGDISQLFNQGNINYTQNALDLAINGNGFFVTSNNGEISYTRAGYFGTDREGFMVNNFGYRLQGYTVDANGNLQNGVVSDLRIQTANQEPRATANLAQTFNLNSNNVVPTTVPFDPTDPTSYNSSTSTNIYDTQGNSHVFTQYFVKTGPNTWTMNVLIDGRNPDDPTLTTPSSVDLQFTTAGQLDIPALVGSTPTGFTVAADGTISLSTWVPAAPDNSVPPVWSPNGAAANAAGITIDVRQSTQFASSFAVNRVSQDGYTTGQLAGLEIDDTGVIFARYTNGQSKVQGQVVLANFANVQGLTPVGKTAWVQSFQSGEPVVGTPRAGTLGALQAGALEDSNVELSDQLVNLIVAQRNYQANAKTIETESAITQTIINLR
- the cheR gene encoding protein-glutamate O-methyltransferase CheR; protein product: MSSGNLDFEQFRTFLEKACGILLGSNKQYLVSSRLNKLMEQNGIKTLGELVQRMQSQPRGGLREQVVDAMTTNETLWFRDTYPFEVLKNRVLPELIKAYPSQRLRIWSAACSSGQEPYSLSMSIDEFERTNLGQLKAGVQIVATDLSPSMLSNCKSGEYDSLAMGRGLSQERLQRYFDPKGPGRWQVKAPIKSRVEFRPLNLLDSYAALGKFDIVFCRNVLIYFSAEVKKDILTRIHATLKPGGYLFLGASEALNGLPEKYQMVQCSPGIIYKAK
- the flgH gene encoding flagellar basal body L-ring protein FlgH; protein product: MNRQVFCFPLLAGLLLSTGCVAPTAKPDDPYYAPVLPRTPLPAAQNNGSIYQAGFENGLYDDRKAFRVGDIITITLNERTQASKNANSNIQKDSSGAIGAPNLFGMAVTPDNPLRSLGALGMNNPNLSLEANWNAQREASGSGQAGQSNSLSGSITVTVAEVLPNGILAVRGEKWMTLNTGDELVRISGLVRADDISTDNTVASTRVADARITYSGTGAFADASQPGWLSRFFLSPMWPF
- the flgB gene encoding flagellar basal body rod protein FlgB, whose amino-acid sequence is MSINFGKALGIHEQALGFRAQRAEVLANNIANADTPNYKARDLDFASVLAEQNAKQQRGNVALARTDGRHIAAEGVAMGQAELPYRTPFHASLDQNTVDLQIEQANYAENSVHFQASFTFLNSKFKGLTNALRGE
- a CDS encoding flagellar basal body P-ring protein FlgI, yielding MLACLLLSLPTQAERLKDLASIQGVRSNQLIGYGLVVGLNGSGDQTTQTPFTVQTFNNMLAQFGIKVPPGGNVQLKNVAAVSVHAELPAFAKPGQTIDITISSIGNAKSLRGGSLLMTPLKGIDGNVYAIAQGNLVVGGFDASGADGSRITVNVPSAGRIPGGATVERPVPSGFDQGNYLTLNLNRPDFTTAKNIVDQINDLLGPGVAQAIDGGSIRVSAPLDPNQRVDYLSILENLEVQAGQAVAKVIINSRTGTIVIGQNVRVQPAAVTHGSLTVTITEDPIVSQPEAFSGGQTAVVPRSRVGAEEETKPMFKFGPGTSLDEIVRAVNQVGAAPSDLMAILEALKQAGALQADLIVI
- the flgA gene encoding flagellar basal body P-ring formation chaperone FlgA encodes the protein MKPRTSSFRQILAKCLAPLSVLLALPMLGYSGTAAATFTSTDELIGATESFLEEAVVDYLQRSEIQGRHEIRVNRLDPRLRLALCDEPLTTTLESPAQPLGRVTTRVRCNGSAPWTVFVPAEVRLYRQVAVLTRPLKRLSVVKASDLSMVERDVGQLAQGYLTDPTQAIGKKLTRQLNSDQIITPAHLQVAEVVRRGDQVVISASGGTVNVRMPGEALTEGAPGQQINVRNLRSQRVIRARVVGPGQVEVAM
- the flgC gene encoding flagellar basal body rod protein FlgC → MSLASVFNIAGTGMSAQSTRLNTISSNIANAETVSSSIDQTYRARHPVFATVFQQAQGGDRGSLFAEQDEAGRGVQVLGVVEDQSSLMPRYEPDHPMANADGYVYYPNVNVVEEMADMISASRAFQTNVEMMNTAKQMLQRVLTLGQ
- the flgD gene encoding flagellar hook assembly protein FlgD, translating into MSTVSGTSSVLDQYEMKQNTRQNKDLGKNEFLNLLVAQLNNQNPLEPQGNGEFIAQLAQFSSLEGIEKLNKSMESMLSSYQSSQALQASSLVGRKVIVPTERAVVDTSESFKASAVLPVSSGNVYVNVYDSAGSVVTRINLGEQAAGNVSFIWDGKDSSGNLMPPGTYKFEAQATYGTETKALYTLLPANVDSVTLGGSELMLNLAGLGSVPLSQVQVIGQ
- a CDS encoding chemotaxis protein CheV is translated as MAGLMDSVNQRTQLVGQNRLELLLFRLEGPQLYGINVFKVKEVLQCPNLTIMPKSSPVVRGVANIRGGTIPILDLSIATGRAALEDLKTSFVIITEYNTKVQGFLVRSVERIVNMNWEEIHPPPKGTGRDHYLTAVTRLDQQLVEIIDVEKILAEVAPTSEVISAGVIDDQVQSQAVTKHVLIVDDSSVARKQVSRCLQTVGVEVTALNDGREALNYLKKMADEGRDPDKELLMLISDIEMPEMDGYTLTTEIRSDSRMQKLHILLHTSLSGVFNQAMVKKVGADDFLAKFKPDDLAARVVDRIRVVDGG
- the flgG gene encoding flagellar basal-body rod protein FlgG, with the translated sequence MLPALWVSKTGLSAQDMNLTTISNNLANVATTGFKRDRAEFEDLLYQIRRQPGGQSSQDSELPSGLQLGTGVRVVGTQKIFTAGSLQTTEQPLDMAINGRGFFQILQPDGTVSYTRDGSFHLNSDGQIVTSQGFALEPAIVLPNEVRTFTVGEDGTVSVTTAGNPQPQIIGNIQLADFVNPAGLEAIGNNLFLETGSSGAPQVGNPGLNGLGTTLQNTLENSNVSVVEELVNMITTQRAYEMNSKVISTADQMLSFVTQNL